Proteins encoded together in one Olsenella timonensis window:
- a CDS encoding pentapeptide repeat-containing protein: protein MARTRQAGRFAQVRDDLGCHLGKGELLAALSAPDAHVTNTAFSDLELAGASADGTVFENVVFRGCAFERVNLSNCTFTDVLFSGCRFVRCDMGRSWLNRVDFRSCSAPGLSFLKSRLTGVSFSDSQLAYADLSEATVEQLVASETKLTEASFHATRLRRVSLRGCDLARSTFFRTSLSGVDLSTCDISGLRISSDLRELRGAVIDPEQAAELIGLLGIKIKEEDDTWR from the coding sequence ATGGCGCGGACCCGGCAGGCGGGGCGCTTCGCGCAGGTTCGTGACGACCTGGGCTGCCACCTGGGCAAGGGGGAGCTCCTCGCCGCGCTGTCTGCCCCAGACGCGCACGTCACCAACACCGCGTTCTCCGACCTGGAGCTCGCGGGTGCCTCCGCCGACGGCACGGTCTTCGAGAACGTCGTCTTCCGCGGGTGCGCCTTCGAGCGCGTCAACCTCTCCAACTGCACGTTTACCGACGTGCTCTTCTCGGGCTGTCGCTTCGTGCGCTGCGACATGGGGCGCAGCTGGCTCAACCGCGTGGACTTCAGGTCGTGCTCGGCGCCCGGGCTCTCCTTCCTGAAGAGCCGCCTCACCGGCGTGTCCTTCTCGGACAGCCAGCTCGCCTACGCGGACCTCTCGGAGGCGACGGTCGAGCAGCTCGTTGCCAGCGAGACCAAGCTCACCGAGGCGAGCTTCCACGCCACCCGGCTGCGTCGCGTGTCGCTGCGCGGCTGCGACCTCGCGCGATCGACGTTCTTCCGTACCAGCCTCTCGGGCGTGGACCTCTCCACGTGCGACATCTCCGGGCTGCGCATCTCCTCGGACCTGCGAGAACTGCGCGGCGCCGTCATCGACCCCGAGCAGGCGGCGGAGCTCATCGGGCTTCTCGGCATCAAGATCAAGGAGGAGGACGACACATGGCGATAA
- a CDS encoding diphosphate--fructose-6-phosphate 1-phosphotransferase: MTDEKCVLVGQSGGPTSAINASLAGVISAGMDAGARVVGMRYGIQGFLDGRSVELSRSFGDPRDLELLRDTPSSWLGSCRYKLPDPADDEATYQRLFDRFREVGADAVLYIGGNDSMDTIAKLGAYGREYGSPIRFIGVPKTIDNDLVQTDHTPGYGCAARFVATAMREIACDANVYDLKSVTFVEIMGRDAGWLAASSALANPDLILLPEAPLDEAALLARIAGLLAEKNTVMVGVSEGVRTPDGRLVCEAAALAEGVGVDEFGHLAALSGAARYLAALAKEHLHCKTRAVELSTLQRCASYVASQVDLDEAFELGRAGVRAALAGETTKMCALERVSDDPYEVRTKLVDVLSVANQVKHVPRTWISDDGMGVTEELLTYVRPLVDWIPIELASLD, encoded by the coding sequence ATGACGGACGAGAAGTGCGTGCTGGTCGGACAGTCGGGCGGGCCCACCTCCGCCATCAACGCGAGCCTCGCGGGCGTGATCAGCGCGGGCATGGACGCCGGCGCGCGCGTCGTGGGCATGCGCTACGGCATCCAGGGGTTTCTCGACGGGCGCTCCGTCGAGCTGAGTCGCTCCTTCGGCGACCCGCGCGACCTCGAGCTCCTGCGCGACACCCCCTCGAGCTGGCTCGGCAGCTGTCGCTACAAACTTCCCGACCCCGCAGACGACGAGGCGACCTACCAGCGTCTCTTTGACCGCTTCCGCGAGGTCGGCGCCGACGCCGTCCTCTACATCGGCGGCAACGACTCCATGGACACGATCGCCAAGCTCGGCGCCTACGGCCGCGAGTATGGAAGCCCGATCCGCTTCATCGGCGTCCCCAAGACCATCGACAACGACCTCGTGCAGACCGACCACACCCCCGGCTACGGCTGCGCGGCTCGCTTCGTGGCCACCGCCATGCGCGAGATCGCCTGCGACGCCAACGTCTACGACCTCAAGAGCGTCACCTTCGTGGAGATCATGGGCCGCGACGCCGGCTGGCTCGCCGCGTCGTCGGCGCTGGCCAACCCCGACCTCATCCTGCTGCCCGAGGCGCCGCTCGACGAGGCCGCGCTGCTGGCGCGCATCGCAGGGCTGCTTGCCGAGAAGAACACCGTGATGGTGGGCGTGAGCGAGGGCGTGCGCACCCCCGACGGCCGCCTGGTCTGCGAGGCGGCCGCCCTCGCCGAGGGCGTGGGGGTTGACGAGTTTGGCCACCTGGCAGCCCTCTCGGGCGCCGCGCGCTACCTCGCCGCGCTCGCCAAGGAGCACCTCCACTGCAAGACGCGCGCCGTCGAGCTCTCCACGCTGCAGCGCTGCGCAAGCTACGTCGCCAGTCAGGTCGACCTCGACGAGGCCTTTGAGCTGGGGCGCGCCGGAGTCCGTGCGGCGCTCGCCGGCGAGACCACCAAGATGTGCGCCCTGGAGCGCGTGAGCGACGACCCCTACGAGGTCCGCACCAAGCTCGTGGACGTTCTCTCCGTGGCCAACCAGGTCAAGCACGTTCCCCGCACCTGGATCAGCGACGACGGCATGGGCGTCACCGAGGAGCTGCTGACCTATGTCCGCCCGCTCGTGGACTGGATTCCCATCGAGCTCGCGTCTCTCGACTGA
- the eno gene encoding phosphopyruvate hydratase gives MSKISKVHGREVLDSRGNPTVEVEVTLEDGSAGRAIVPSGASTGEFEAVELRDGDKGRYLGKGVTQAVAHVNGELSAALVGREATDQRGVDEAMIVADGTPNKGRLGANAILGCSLAVARAAASSVGLPLYAYLGGPNAHTLPVPMMNILNGGVHADNNVDFQEFMIMPVGAPDFATGLRWCAQVYHTLKDTLRAAGLSTGVGDEGGFAPDLKTNAEPFVYLMEAVEAAGFKPGEDFMFAMDPATSELYDRENGLYELRGEGRTLTSDEMVEYWAELVERYPIISIEDGLAEEDWEGWVRLTERLGGRVQLVGDDLFVTNTARLRRGIELGAANAILIKVNQIGSLTETLDAIETAKRAGYTAVVSHRSGETEDTTIADLAVATNAGQIKTGAPARTDRVAKYNQLLRIEDALGSAAEYPGRSAFYNLA, from the coding sequence ATGAGCAAGATCAGCAAGGTGCACGGTCGCGAGGTCCTGGACTCCCGCGGCAACCCGACCGTCGAGGTCGAGGTCACGCTCGAGGACGGGTCTGCCGGCCGCGCCATCGTCCCCTCCGGCGCCTCGACCGGCGAGTTCGAGGCGGTCGAGCTTCGAGACGGCGACAAGGGCCGCTACCTCGGCAAGGGCGTCACGCAGGCCGTAGCGCACGTCAACGGGGAGCTCTCCGCGGCGCTCGTGGGCCGCGAGGCAACCGACCAGCGCGGGGTCGACGAGGCCATGATCGTCGCGGACGGCACCCCAAACAAGGGGCGTCTCGGCGCCAACGCCATCCTGGGCTGCTCGCTCGCCGTCGCCCGCGCCGCCGCGTCCTCCGTCGGCCTGCCGCTCTACGCCTACCTCGGCGGGCCCAACGCCCACACCCTCCCCGTGCCGATGATGAACATCCTGAACGGAGGCGTCCACGCCGACAACAACGTCGACTTCCAGGAGTTCATGATCATGCCCGTGGGGGCGCCGGACTTTGCGACCGGCCTCAGGTGGTGCGCGCAGGTCTACCACACGCTCAAGGACACCCTCAGGGCGGCCGGGCTCTCCACCGGCGTGGGGGATGAGGGCGGCTTCGCGCCGGATCTCAAGACCAACGCCGAACCCTTCGTCTACCTGATGGAGGCCGTCGAGGCGGCCGGCTTCAAGCCCGGCGAGGACTTCATGTTCGCCATGGACCCCGCGACCTCCGAGCTCTACGACCGGGAGAATGGCCTCTACGAGCTCAGGGGCGAGGGGCGCACGCTCACGTCCGACGAGATGGTCGAGTACTGGGCTGAGCTCGTCGAGAGGTACCCCATCATCTCCATCGAGGACGGCCTCGCCGAGGAGGACTGGGAGGGCTGGGTCAGGCTCACCGAGCGCCTGGGCGGGAGGGTCCAGCTCGTGGGCGACGACCTCTTCGTCACCAACACCGCCCGCCTGCGCCGCGGCATCGAGCTCGGAGCCGCCAACGCCATCCTCATCAAGGTCAACCAGATCGGCAGCCTGACGGAGACCCTCGACGCCATCGAGACCGCCAAGCGCGCCGGCTACACCGCCGTGGTCTCCCACCGCTCCGGGGAGACCGAGGACACCACGATCGCCGACCTCGCCGTGGCGACCAACGCCGGCCAGATCAAGACCGGGGCCCCGGCCCGCACCGACCGCGTCGCGAAGTACAACCAGCTCCTTCGCATCGAGGACGCCCTCGGCTCCGCCGCCGAGTACCCGGGCCGCTCCGCCTTCTACAACCTCGCGTAG
- a CDS encoding amidophosphoribosyltransferase — MGAFFGAVSHRDVALDVFFGVDYHSHLGTRRAGMVTCREGGGFNRQIHSIENTPFRTKFEHDLPGLSGTCGMGCISDNDPQPLLVRSHLGLYAISTVGAIANQDALVARFEEEGHQFMAMGSGGVNVNELVAALINTQGSIVEGIRYAQDEVEGSLTLLIMTEGGELVAARDKMGRLPVLIGHDDDGYCVTFESFAYGKLGYVDEYELGSAEIVRITADGYETLSPARDEMRICAFLWVYYGYPNSTYEGVNVECMRYRNGAIMARDEREAGLLPEVDFVAGMPDSGLPHGIGYANESGVPLARPFVKYTPTWPRSFMPANQEVRNRVAKMKQIPVPELIRDKRLLLVDDSIVRGTQMRETIDFLRDTGAAEVHMRPACPPIMYGCKFLSFSRSRSEYELIARRKVRELEGDEGEKHLDEYADGRSERGRCLLRSICEEMGFDSLEYQSLDGMLEAIGIDRRKVCTYCWNGRD, encoded by the coding sequence ATGGGGGCATTCTTCGGCGCCGTCTCTCATCGTGACGTTGCACTCGACGTGTTCTTTGGCGTCGACTATCACTCTCACCTCGGAACGCGCCGTGCCGGCATGGTCACCTGCCGCGAGGGCGGCGGCTTCAACCGCCAGATCCACTCCATCGAGAACACGCCGTTCCGGACCAAGTTCGAGCATGACCTGCCCGGGCTCTCGGGCACCTGCGGCATGGGCTGCATCTCGGACAACGACCCGCAGCCGCTGCTCGTCCGCTCGCACCTGGGGCTCTACGCCATCTCGACGGTGGGCGCCATCGCGAACCAGGACGCGCTCGTCGCGCGCTTCGAGGAGGAGGGCCACCAGTTCATGGCGATGGGCTCGGGCGGCGTCAACGTCAACGAGCTCGTCGCCGCGCTGATTAACACCCAGGGGAGCATCGTCGAGGGCATCCGCTACGCGCAGGACGAGGTCGAGGGGTCGCTCACGCTGCTCATCATGACCGAGGGTGGGGAGCTCGTCGCCGCGCGTGACAAGATGGGCCGCCTGCCCGTCCTCATCGGCCATGACGACGACGGCTACTGCGTGACCTTCGAGTCGTTCGCCTACGGGAAGCTCGGCTACGTGGACGAGTACGAGCTCGGCTCGGCGGAGATCGTGCGCATCACGGCCGACGGCTACGAGACCCTCTCCCCGGCGCGCGACGAGATGCGCATCTGCGCGTTCCTGTGGGTCTACTACGGCTACCCCAACTCGACCTACGAGGGCGTCAACGTGGAGTGCATGCGCTACCGCAACGGCGCCATCATGGCCCGCGACGAGCGCGAGGCAGGCCTGCTCCCCGAGGTGGACTTCGTCGCCGGCATGCCCGACTCGGGCCTGCCGCACGGCATCGGCTACGCCAACGAGTCCGGGGTGCCGCTCGCCCGCCCCTTCGTCAAGTACACCCCCACGTGGCCGCGCTCGTTCATGCCGGCGAACCAGGAGGTCCGCAACCGCGTCGCCAAGATGAAGCAGATCCCGGTGCCCGAGCTCATCCGCGACAAGCGCCTGCTGCTCGTCGACGACTCCATCGTCCGCGGCACGCAGATGCGCGAGACGATCGACTTCCTGCGCGACACCGGCGCGGCCGAGGTCCACATGCGCCCGGCCTGCCCGCCGATCATGTACGGCTGCAAGTTCCTCTCGTTCTCGCGCAGCCGCTCCGAGTACGAGCTCATCGCACGGCGCAAGGTCCGCGAGCTCGAGGGCGACGAGGGCGAGAAGCACCTCGACGAGTACGCCGACGGCCGCAGCGAGCGCGGTCGCTGCCTCCTGCGCTCCATCTGCGAGGAGATGGGCTTCGACTCCCTGGAGTACCAGAGCCTCGACGGCATGCTCGAGGCCATCGGCATCGACCGCAGGAAGGTCTGTACCTACTGCTGGAACGGCCGCGACTAG
- a CDS encoding PaaI family thioesterase gives MAIIDENATLEEVQAVFRNDRFATDACGCRVVEAARGHAVTEFDITPGHRNEKGGVMGGAIFTVADLAFAVASNVGESVTVSVASSIEFMSAAKGERLIATADVDKNGRTLAFYTCYVTDELGTPVARATQTCMHLQK, from the coding sequence ATGGCGATAATCGACGAGAACGCCACCCTCGAGGAGGTGCAGGCGGTCTTTAGGAACGACCGCTTCGCGACGGACGCCTGCGGCTGCCGCGTGGTGGAGGCCGCGCGCGGGCACGCGGTCACCGAGTTTGACATCACGCCGGGGCACCGCAACGAGAAGGGCGGCGTGATGGGCGGCGCCATCTTCACGGTGGCCGACCTTGCCTTTGCCGTGGCGTCCAACGTGGGCGAGAGCGTGACCGTCTCGGTCGCGAGCTCGATCGAGTTCATGAGCGCGGCCAAGGGCGAGAGGCTCATCGCCACGGCGGACGTCGACAAGAACGGTCGCACGCTGGCGTTCTACACCTGCTACGTGACCGACGAGCTGGGCACGCCCGTCGCGCGCGCCACGCAGACCTGCATGCACCTGCAGAAGTAG
- the amrS gene encoding AmmeMemoRadiSam system radical SAM enzyme — MSADERGRGIAGPAAVCDVCPRRCRLSPGALGSCGARRNLDGVAVPEGYGRLTSLALDPIEKKPLARFMPGTYVLSAGSYGCNLRCPFCQNWEISQAGEKDARWREISPEGLVALALDARRRDARVSGIAYTYNEPLVCWEYVRDCARLAHEAGLVNVLVSNGCVGPAVVDGLEGLLDAANIDLKGFSDELYDACGGAPGSLGAVRATIERLSADPRCHLEVTTLVVPGMNDSDDEVGAMAEWLSGLGDVTYHVTRFFPRWRMTDRPPTPVGVVRRLADVARRHLSHVYVGNC, encoded by the coding sequence GTGAGCGCGGACGAGAGGGGCCGCGGCATCGCAGGCCCCGCCGCCGTCTGCGACGTGTGCCCGCGCCGCTGCCGCCTGTCGCCCGGCGCGCTCGGCTCCTGCGGCGCCAGGCGCAACCTCGACGGCGTGGCCGTCCCGGAGGGCTACGGGCGCCTCACGTCGCTCGCGCTCGACCCGATCGAGAAGAAGCCCCTCGCCCGCTTCATGCCCGGCACGTACGTGCTCTCGGCAGGCAGCTACGGCTGCAACCTGCGCTGCCCCTTCTGCCAGAACTGGGAGATATCGCAGGCGGGCGAGAAGGACGCCCGATGGCGCGAGATCTCGCCCGAGGGGCTGGTTGCGCTGGCGCTCGACGCGCGCCGCCGGGACGCCCGCGTCTCCGGGATCGCCTATACCTACAACGAGCCGCTCGTGTGCTGGGAGTACGTCCGCGACTGCGCGCGGCTCGCCCATGAGGCGGGCCTCGTCAACGTCCTCGTGTCCAACGGGTGCGTGGGGCCCGCCGTCGTCGACGGGCTCGAGGGGCTTCTCGACGCGGCGAACATCGACCTCAAGGGCTTCTCGGACGAGCTCTACGACGCCTGCGGCGGGGCACCCGGTTCGCTCGGGGCCGTGCGCGCCACGATCGAGCGGCTCTCCGCCGACCCGCGCTGCCATCTCGAGGTGACCACCCTCGTCGTGCCCGGCATGAACGACTCCGACGACGAGGTCGGCGCCATGGCCGAGTGGCTCTCCGGCCTCGGAGACGTCACCTACCACGTGACGCGCTTCTTCCCGCGCTGGCGCATGACGGACCGCCCGCCCACCCCCGTGGGCGTCGTGCGCCGCCTCGCCGACGTCGCGCGGCGTCACCTCTCCCACGTCTACGTGGGCAACTGCTAG
- a CDS encoding arsenate reductase family protein: MADVLFVEYPKCSTCKRAKAWLDAHGVSYTDRHIVEDNPTAEELAAWQARSGLPVRRFFNTSGRLYRERNVKALLDAGMADADAFALLAEDGMLVKRPIVVGDDFVLVGFREAEWEAALL, from the coding sequence ATGGCTGACGTGCTGTTTGTTGAGTATCCGAAGTGCAGTACCTGCAAGCGCGCGAAGGCGTGGCTTGATGCGCACGGCGTCTCTTACACGGACCGCCACATCGTCGAGGACAACCCGACGGCCGAGGAGCTCGCCGCCTGGCAGGCTCGCTCCGGCCTGCCCGTGCGCCGCTTCTTCAACACGAGCGGGCGCCTCTACCGAGAGCGCAACGTTAAGGCTCTTCTCGACGCCGGTATGGCGGACGCCGACGCATTCGCGCTACTCGCCGAGGACGGCATGCTGGTCAAGCGGCCGATCGTGGTCGGGGACGACTTCGTGCTCGTGGGCTTTCGCGAGGCCGAGTGGGAGGCTGCGCTGCTGTAG
- a CDS encoding copper homeostasis protein CutC, whose product MLTREFCAENMELVPAAVAAGAARVELCDNLSVGGTTPSYGVIRAAVALAGERGVGVMCMIRPRGGGFEYTPDEAAMMRDDLAMAKRLGVTGVVFGCLRDGHLDRALTSELVELADGVDVTFHMAFDALPADEQLGAIDWLAGQGVSRILTHGGPAGTPIEDNLGRLRAYVDRAAGRVTILPGGGITWENAERIASELGVCEVHGTKIVRLA is encoded by the coding sequence ATGCTGACGCGCGAGTTCTGCGCTGAGAACATGGAGCTTGTGCCGGCGGCGGTCGCCGCGGGAGCCGCGCGCGTCGAGCTCTGCGACAACCTGTCGGTTGGCGGGACCACGCCCAGCTACGGGGTCATTCGTGCTGCCGTTGCCCTCGCTGGCGAGAGGGGCGTGGGCGTGATGTGCATGATCCGCCCGCGCGGCGGCGGCTTCGAGTACACGCCGGACGAGGCGGCCATGATGCGCGACGACCTGGCCATGGCCAAGCGCCTGGGCGTCACCGGCGTGGTCTTTGGCTGCCTGCGGGACGGACATCTCGACCGCGCGCTCACCTCCGAGCTTGTGGAGCTCGCGGATGGCGTCGACGTGACCTTCCACATGGCATTCGACGCGCTGCCGGCAGACGAGCAGCTCGGCGCAATCGACTGGCTCGCCGGGCAGGGCGTGTCGCGCATCCTCACGCATGGCGGTCCCGCGGGCACGCCGATCGAGGACAACCTCGGCCGTCTGCGCGCCTACGTCGATCGCGCGGCCGGACGCGTCACCATCCTCCCCGGAGGGGGCATCACCTGGGAGAATGCCGAGCGCATTGCCTCCGAGCTGGGCGTCTGCGAGGTTCATGGCACCAAGATCGTGAGGCTCGCGTAA
- the amrA gene encoding AmmeMemoRadiSam system protein A, translating to MSVVIAVAVPHPPLIVPGVGHGREREVRSTADVYREVARRIAALGPDTVVVSSPHAAMYLDYLHIAPGSGARGTFARFGDAADGSRVTYDEELVAELCRLARKEGLPAGTRGERDPGLDWGVLVPLHFLQEAYDERRAAGDEVEPYRVVRMGVSGLSPLQHYRMGQLVARAAEHLGRRVAYVASGDLSHKLAEDGPYGFSPDGPVFDRLACDAFSSGDFLPLLSADPGLCERAAECGLRSFQIMAGALDRTPVSAELLSYEGPFGVGYGVACFSPAGEAGSDPDRAFGEKYEAWHAADMERRRGEEDCLVSLARAALERRVRTGRRLPLPDDLPEELLSRRAGTFVSIKKNGQLRGCIGTIAPTRGNLAEEIAANAVSAGLHDPRFPPVTPDELPELVYDVDVLGDPEPVEVREGLDPRRYGVIVSAPDGRRGLLLPDLDGIDTVDEQLRIAARKGGIALSEEGVAVERFVVERHA from the coding sequence ATGTCCGTCGTCATCGCAGTCGCCGTCCCGCACCCGCCCCTCATCGTCCCCGGCGTCGGGCATGGGCGCGAGCGCGAGGTCCGCTCCACCGCAGACGTCTATCGCGAGGTCGCGAGGCGCATTGCGGCGCTCGGCCCCGACACGGTCGTGGTCTCCAGCCCGCACGCCGCGATGTACCTCGACTACCTGCACATAGCCCCCGGGTCAGGCGCCCGGGGAACGTTCGCGCGGTTCGGGGACGCCGCGGACGGGTCGCGCGTCACCTACGACGAGGAGCTCGTCGCCGAGCTCTGCCGTCTCGCCCGCAAGGAGGGCCTCCCCGCCGGAACCAGGGGCGAGCGAGACCCCGGCCTTGACTGGGGCGTGCTCGTGCCGCTCCACTTCCTCCAGGAGGCCTACGACGAGCGCCGCGCCGCGGGTGACGAGGTCGAGCCGTATCGCGTGGTCCGCATGGGGGTCTCCGGCCTCTCCCCGCTTCAGCACTACCGCATGGGCCAGCTCGTGGCGCGCGCCGCGGAGCATCTCGGCCGCCGGGTGGCCTACGTCGCATCCGGCGACCTCTCGCACAAGCTGGCAGAGGACGGGCCATACGGCTTCTCGCCCGACGGCCCCGTCTTCGACCGTCTGGCCTGCGACGCGTTCTCGAGCGGGGACTTCCTCCCGCTGCTCTCCGCGGACCCCGGCCTCTGCGAGCGCGCGGCGGAGTGCGGTCTGCGGTCCTTCCAGATCATGGCGGGCGCCCTGGATCGCACTCCTGTCTCGGCAGAGCTGCTCTCCTACGAGGGACCCTTCGGCGTGGGCTACGGCGTCGCGTGCTTCTCGCCCGCAGGGGAGGCGGGCTCCGACCCCGACCGGGCCTTCGGCGAGAAGTACGAGGCATGGCACGCCGCGGACATGGAGCGCCGGCGCGGCGAGGAGGACTGCCTCGTCTCGCTCGCCCGTGCCGCGCTCGAGCGTCGCGTGCGCACCGGCCGCAGGCTGCCCCTGCCCGACGACCTCCCCGAGGAGCTGCTCTCCCGTCGTGCCGGCACGTTCGTCTCGATCAAGAAGAACGGGCAGCTCAGAGGCTGCATCGGAACCATCGCGCCCACGCGCGGGAACCTCGCCGAGGAAATCGCGGCAAACGCGGTGTCCGCCGGCCTCCACGACCCGCGCTTCCCTCCCGTCACGCCCGACGAGCTCCCCGAGCTCGTCTACGACGTCGACGTCCTCGGCGACCCGGAGCCCGTGGAGGTCCGCGAGGGGCTGGACCCCAGGCGCTACGGCGTGATTGTGAGCGCGCCCGACGGCCGCCGCGGCCTGCTGCTCCCCGACCTCGACGGCATCGACACCGTCGACGAGCAGTTGCGCATCGCGGCGCGCAAGGGCGGCATCGCACTCTCGGAGGAGGGCGTCGCCGTGGAGCGCTTCGTCGTGGAGCGTCACGCGTGA
- a CDS encoding DUF262 domain-containing protein, with amino-acid sequence MDNFINIGTLLSAQNHFIIPDYQREYSWGKTENQTLWNDIVELVGQKKQKHFLGALVTSDYQPQDSVLAPIKPAEFNLNPDEVSQLLDGQQRLTSISLLVAAIRTTLSEDSSLDTINKKLIDNELFKLLFNDEDADEGLGATPRLFLKENSGKYYYQTVLELNLCDSPNPKSKAVKNMRLAFSTYKDCVREWVRHTEPDNRLNRYKALCNTIQNRVQVVDIHCKESMNEFQVFESLNGKGLNLTAVDRIRSIFLSKAAENNADGASSWQELYALVGGKDDQLLHFFITLFFDREGKRFNKVQLPSKFKELANEGYQSFGGLKADLYSAIRTYGTLRDPSSNSSGLPKTDHLLQMIGGLGQEQIYVPLYSAAKRYHIDSSEFYKVARILLNYTVRFSVCGKPTNTLDTEFSKMISIIREKSCQNVCDYIISRMEDDEIFRNDFSEFSTTNTGFAHYLLEELERFCRIKSGDGNQVPRNLTLEHIIPRRINYVDWYGKDNVPDSVVLDSYREDYINSIGNMALIFKSDNSAASNKNYAEKKHIYEYGSTHVHDYGRPADTFYLIKELLTDYPTEFTHTQVLERARLFSVWAPVIWKKEQSCAT; translated from the coding sequence ATGGACAATTTCATTAATATCGGCACACTGCTGTCTGCTCAAAACCACTTCATAATTCCTGACTATCAGCGCGAATACTCCTGGGGGAAAACCGAGAACCAAACACTATGGAACGATATTGTTGAACTGGTCGGACAAAAGAAGCAGAAGCATTTTCTTGGTGCCCTAGTTACCTCTGACTATCAGCCCCAAGATTCCGTACTTGCGCCAATTAAACCAGCGGAATTCAATCTTAATCCTGATGAGGTGTCACAGCTCCTCGATGGTCAGCAGCGTCTGACATCGATTTCGCTGCTTGTTGCCGCAATTCGAACAACGCTTTCCGAGGACAGCTCACTGGACACTATCAATAAAAAACTTATTGATAATGAACTGTTTAAGTTGCTATTTAATGATGAGGATGCTGACGAAGGATTGGGTGCGACTCCCAGACTATTCCTAAAAGAGAATTCTGGAAAATACTACTACCAGACTGTTCTGGAGCTAAATCTCTGTGACTCTCCTAACCCCAAATCTAAAGCAGTTAAAAACATGCGATTGGCTTTTTCTACCTACAAAGACTGCGTTCGCGAATGGGTTCGGCACACTGAACCTGATAATCGCCTGAACCGATACAAGGCGCTCTGCAATACGATTCAGAACCGTGTCCAAGTTGTTGACATCCATTGCAAAGAAAGCATGAATGAGTTCCAGGTTTTTGAATCATTAAATGGCAAAGGGCTTAACCTGACCGCTGTCGATCGCATTAGAAGCATTTTTCTTTCCAAGGCGGCTGAAAACAATGCTGACGGAGCCTCATCGTGGCAAGAACTCTATGCGCTGGTCGGCGGCAAAGACGACCAGCTACTGCACTTCTTCATCACCCTCTTTTTTGATCGCGAGGGCAAGCGCTTCAACAAGGTCCAACTACCGTCTAAGTTCAAGGAATTGGCCAATGAGGGCTACCAGTCCTTCGGAGGCCTAAAGGCGGACCTTTACTCTGCAATCAGAACTTATGGCACCCTACGAGATCCTTCCTCCAATTCTTCCGGTCTTCCGAAAACCGACCACCTATTACAAATGATTGGAGGCCTCGGTCAGGAACAAATCTATGTACCCCTTTATTCCGCTGCAAAGCGATATCATATTGACAGTTCGGAGTTCTATAAAGTAGCCAGAATACTGTTGAACTACACTGTTCGCTTCAGCGTTTGCGGAAAACCAACTAATACGCTGGATACAGAGTTTTCTAAGATGATTAGTATCATCAGGGAAAAATCGTGTCAGAATGTCTGCGACTACATAATTAGTCGAATGGAAGATGACGAAATCTTTAGGAATGACTTTTCAGAATTTAGTACAACAAATACCGGCTTTGCCCATTATTTGCTTGAAGAGCTAGAGCGCTTTTGTCGAATCAAAAGCGGAGATGGCAATCAGGTTCCAAGGAATCTGACTCTCGAACACATTATTCCACGAAGGATTAACTATGTTGATTGGTACGGAAAAGACAACGTCCCAGACTCCGTCGTCCTAGACAGCTATCGAGAGGATTACATCAATTCTATCGGAAATATGGCATTGATTTTTAAATCGGACAACAGCGCTGCCAGCAACAAAAACTATGCAGAGAAGAAGCACATCTACGAATACGGGTCAACCCATGTTCATGACTATGGACGACCGGCGGACACCTTCTACCTTATCAAGGAGCTCCTAACCGACTACCCCACCGAGTTTACCCATACTCAGGTACTCGAACGAGCAAGATTATTCTCTGTGTGGGCTCCTGTAATATGGAAAAAGGAGCAGAGCTGCGCCACTTAG